Proteins encoded within one genomic window of Ranitomeya variabilis isolate aRanVar5 chromosome 4, aRanVar5.hap1, whole genome shotgun sequence:
- the UCKL1 gene encoding uridine-cytidine kinase-like 1 isoform X3, producing MSLPLCPGSGVTGCWHLRAHTSTTDSGHGLLPPVSPGRSSRRRTTSQCKSEPPLLRTSKRTIYTAGRPPWYNEHGTQSKEAFVIGLGGGSASGKTTVARMIIEALDVPWVVLLSMDSFYKVLTEEQQAQAACNEYNFDHPDSFDFELMICTLKKLKQGKSVKIPTYDFTTHSRTKDWKTLYGANVIIFEGIMAFAHAELLKLLDMKIFVDTDSDIRLVRRLRRDISERGRDIEGVLKQYHTFVKPAFDQYIQPTMRLADIVVPRGSGNTVAIDLIVQHVHSQLEEKVFLNSANEELGAPLSWSSRAALASAHQSQPLPRTLCVLKETPQVSVMHTIIRNKETSRDEFIFYSRRLMRLLIEHALSFLPFRSCIVQTPQGHDYHGRTYDGKRITGVSILRAGETMEPALRAVCKDVRIGTILIQTNPSTGEPELHYLRLPKDISEDHVILMDCTVSTGAAAMMAVRVLLDHEVPEDKIFLLSLLMAELGVHSVAYAFPHVRILTTAVDKKVNDMFRIIPGIGNFGDRYFGTDAPADWSDEDDPA from the exons ATGAGTCTGCCCCTGTGCCCTGGTTCGGGGGTGACGGGGTGTTGGCATCTCCGGGCACACACCAG CACCACAGACTCAGGACATGGCTTATTACCCCCAGTGAGCCCTGGACGATCCAGCCGAAGGCGAACAACCAGCCAGTGTAAGTCAGAGCCGCCTCTTCTCCGGACCAGCAAGAGGACCATCTACACTGCTGGACGACCACCTTGGTACAATGAACACGGGACACAGTCGAAGGAGGCTTTTGTGATTG GTCTTGGTGGTGGCAGTGCATCGGGTAAAACCACAGTAGCCAGGATGATCATTGAAGCTTTGGATGTCCCTTGGGTGGTCCTTCTATCTATGGACTCCTTTTACAAG GTGCTGACGGAAGAGCAGCAGGCTCAGGCAGCGTGCAATGAATATAACTTTGACCACCCAGACTCATTTGACTTTGAGCTGATGATCTGTACATTGAAGAAGCTGAAACAGGGAAAGAGTGTGAAAATCCCTACGTACGACTTCACAACTCACAGCCGAACCAAAGATTGG AAAACCCTTTATGGAGCCAATGTAATCATATTTGAAGGGATCATGGCATTTGCACATGCAGAGCTTCTGAAG CTGCTAGACATGAAGATTTTTGTAGACACAGATTCGGATATTCGCCTGGTACGGAGGCTTCGGAGGGACATTTCGGAACGAGGCCGAGATATTGAGGGGGTCCTCAAGCAGTACCATACCTTTGTGAAACCTGCTTTTGACCAGTACATACAGCCTACCATGCGCCTTGCGGATATCGTGGTGCCCAGAG GTAGCGGTAATACGGTGGCCATTGACTTGATTGTGCAGCACGTTCATAGTCAGCTGGAGGAG AAAGTCTTTTTGAATTCTGCCAATGAGGAGCTCGGTGCACCATTGTCTTGGTCGAGCAG GGCCGCTTTGGCCTCTGCCCATCAGTCACAGCCACTGCCAAGAACTCTCTGTGTCTTGAAGGAGACTCCTCAAGTAAGCGTTATGCACACAATTATAAG GAATAAGGAGACGAGTCGGGACGAATTCATCTTCTATTCTCGTCGGCTCATGAGGCTTCTGATAGAACATGCCCTGTCCTTTCTTCCATTCAGG AGCTGCATTGTGCAAACACCACAAGGACATGACTACCATGGTCGGACATACGACGGCAAACGG ATAACAGGAGTTTCTATACTGAGAGCTGGAGAGACAATGGAGCCAGCACTGAGAGCCGTGTGTAAGGACGTGAGGATTGGAACCATTCTTATCCAGACCAACCCCAGCACGGGAGAGCCAGAG ctTCATTATCTCAGACTCCCGAAGGACATTAGTGAGGACCATGTTATTTTGATGGATTGTACAGTGTCTACTGGAGCTGCAGCCATGATGGCTGTTCGGGTACTGCTG GACCATGAGGTCCCAGAGGACAAGATCTTCCTGCTTTCCCTCCTTATGGCAGAGCTGGGAGTACACTCTGTGGCTTATGCTTTTCCCCATGTACGCATCCTAACCACAGCGGTGGACAAGAAAGTTAACGACATGTTTCGGATCATCCCTGGCATTG
- the UCKL1 gene encoding uridine-cytidine kinase-like 1 isoform X5 has translation MSLPLCPGSGVTGCWHLRAHTSTTDSGHGLLPPVSPGRSSRRRTTSQCKSEPPLLRTSKRTIYTAGRPPWYNEHGTQSKEAFVIGLGGGSASGKTTVARMIIEALDVPWVVLLSMDSFYKVLTEEQQAQAACNEYNFDHPDSFDFELMICTLKKLKQGKSVKIPTYDFTTHSRTKDWKTLYGANVIIFEGIMAFAHAELLKLLDMKIFVDTDSDIRLVRRLRRDISERGRDIEGVLKQYHTFVKPAFDQYIQPTMRLADIVVPRGSGNTVAIDLIVQHVHSQLEEREISVRAALASAHQSQPLPRTLCVLKETPQVSVMHTIIRNKETSRDEFIFYSRRLMRLLIEHALSFLPFRSCIVQTPQGHDYHGRTYDGKRVSNEEITGVSILRAGETMEPALRAVCKDVRIGTILIQTNPSTGEPELHYLRLPKDISEDHVILMDCTVSTGAAAMMAVRVLLDHEVPEDKIFLLSLLMAELGVHSVAYAFPHVRILTTAVDKKVNDMFRIIPGIGNFGDRYFGTDAPADWSDEDDPA, from the exons ATGAGTCTGCCCCTGTGCCCTGGTTCGGGGGTGACGGGGTGTTGGCATCTCCGGGCACACACCAG CACCACAGACTCAGGACATGGCTTATTACCCCCAGTGAGCCCTGGACGATCCAGCCGAAGGCGAACAACCAGCCAGTGTAAGTCAGAGCCGCCTCTTCTCCGGACCAGCAAGAGGACCATCTACACTGCTGGACGACCACCTTGGTACAATGAACACGGGACACAGTCGAAGGAGGCTTTTGTGATTG GTCTTGGTGGTGGCAGTGCATCGGGTAAAACCACAGTAGCCAGGATGATCATTGAAGCTTTGGATGTCCCTTGGGTGGTCCTTCTATCTATGGACTCCTTTTACAAG GTGCTGACGGAAGAGCAGCAGGCTCAGGCAGCGTGCAATGAATATAACTTTGACCACCCAGACTCATTTGACTTTGAGCTGATGATCTGTACATTGAAGAAGCTGAAACAGGGAAAGAGTGTGAAAATCCCTACGTACGACTTCACAACTCACAGCCGAACCAAAGATTGG AAAACCCTTTATGGAGCCAATGTAATCATATTTGAAGGGATCATGGCATTTGCACATGCAGAGCTTCTGAAG CTGCTAGACATGAAGATTTTTGTAGACACAGATTCGGATATTCGCCTGGTACGGAGGCTTCGGAGGGACATTTCGGAACGAGGCCGAGATATTGAGGGGGTCCTCAAGCAGTACCATACCTTTGTGAAACCTGCTTTTGACCAGTACATACAGCCTACCATGCGCCTTGCGGATATCGTGGTGCCCAGAG GTAGCGGTAATACGGTGGCCATTGACTTGATTGTGCAGCACGTTCATAGTCAGCTGGAGGAG AGGGAGATCAGTGTCAG GGCCGCTTTGGCCTCTGCCCATCAGTCACAGCCACTGCCAAGAACTCTCTGTGTCTTGAAGGAGACTCCTCAAGTAAGCGTTATGCACACAATTATAAG GAATAAGGAGACGAGTCGGGACGAATTCATCTTCTATTCTCGTCGGCTCATGAGGCTTCTGATAGAACATGCCCTGTCCTTTCTTCCATTCAGG AGCTGCATTGTGCAAACACCACAAGGACATGACTACCATGGTCGGACATACGACGGCAAACGGGTCAGTAATGAGGAG ATAACAGGAGTTTCTATACTGAGAGCTGGAGAGACAATGGAGCCAGCACTGAGAGCCGTGTGTAAGGACGTGAGGATTGGAACCATTCTTATCCAGACCAACCCCAGCACGGGAGAGCCAGAG ctTCATTATCTCAGACTCCCGAAGGACATTAGTGAGGACCATGTTATTTTGATGGATTGTACAGTGTCTACTGGAGCTGCAGCCATGATGGCTGTTCGGGTACTGCTG GACCATGAGGTCCCAGAGGACAAGATCTTCCTGCTTTCCCTCCTTATGGCAGAGCTGGGAGTACACTCTGTGGCTTATGCTTTTCCCCATGTACGCATCCTAACCACAGCGGTGGACAAGAAAGTTAACGACATGTTTCGGATCATCCCTGGCATTG
- the UCKL1 gene encoding uridine-cytidine kinase-like 1 isoform X8 yields MRTTDSGHGLLPPVSPGRSSRRRTTSQCKSEPPLLRTSKRTIYTAGRPPWYNEHGTQSKEAFVIGLGGGSASGKTTVARMIIEALDVPWVVLLSMDSFYKVLTEEQQAQAACNEYNFDHPDSFDFELMICTLKKLKQGKSVKIPTYDFTTHSRTKDWKTLYGANVIIFEGIMAFAHAELLKLLDMKIFVDTDSDIRLVRRLRRDISERGRDIEGVLKQYHTFVKPAFDQYIQPTMRLADIVVPRGSGNTVAIDLIVQHVHSQLEEKVFLNSANEELGAPLSWSSRAALASAHQSQPLPRTLCVLKETPQVSVMHTIIRNKETSRDEFIFYSRRLMRLLIEHALSFLPFRSCIVQTPQGHDYHGRTYDGKRVSNEEITGVSILRAGETMEPALRAVCKDVRIGTILIQTNPSTGEPELHYLRLPKDISEDHVILMDCTVSTGAAAMMAVRVLLDHEVPEDKIFLLSLLMAELGVHSVAYAFPHVRILTTAVDKKVNDMFRIIPGIGNFGDRYFGTDAPADWSDEDDPA; encoded by the exons ATGCG CACCACAGACTCAGGACATGGCTTATTACCCCCAGTGAGCCCTGGACGATCCAGCCGAAGGCGAACAACCAGCCAGTGTAAGTCAGAGCCGCCTCTTCTCCGGACCAGCAAGAGGACCATCTACACTGCTGGACGACCACCTTGGTACAATGAACACGGGACACAGTCGAAGGAGGCTTTTGTGATTG GTCTTGGTGGTGGCAGTGCATCGGGTAAAACCACAGTAGCCAGGATGATCATTGAAGCTTTGGATGTCCCTTGGGTGGTCCTTCTATCTATGGACTCCTTTTACAAG GTGCTGACGGAAGAGCAGCAGGCTCAGGCAGCGTGCAATGAATATAACTTTGACCACCCAGACTCATTTGACTTTGAGCTGATGATCTGTACATTGAAGAAGCTGAAACAGGGAAAGAGTGTGAAAATCCCTACGTACGACTTCACAACTCACAGCCGAACCAAAGATTGG AAAACCCTTTATGGAGCCAATGTAATCATATTTGAAGGGATCATGGCATTTGCACATGCAGAGCTTCTGAAG CTGCTAGACATGAAGATTTTTGTAGACACAGATTCGGATATTCGCCTGGTACGGAGGCTTCGGAGGGACATTTCGGAACGAGGCCGAGATATTGAGGGGGTCCTCAAGCAGTACCATACCTTTGTGAAACCTGCTTTTGACCAGTACATACAGCCTACCATGCGCCTTGCGGATATCGTGGTGCCCAGAG GTAGCGGTAATACGGTGGCCATTGACTTGATTGTGCAGCACGTTCATAGTCAGCTGGAGGAG AAAGTCTTTTTGAATTCTGCCAATGAGGAGCTCGGTGCACCATTGTCTTGGTCGAGCAG GGCCGCTTTGGCCTCTGCCCATCAGTCACAGCCACTGCCAAGAACTCTCTGTGTCTTGAAGGAGACTCCTCAAGTAAGCGTTATGCACACAATTATAAG GAATAAGGAGACGAGTCGGGACGAATTCATCTTCTATTCTCGTCGGCTCATGAGGCTTCTGATAGAACATGCCCTGTCCTTTCTTCCATTCAGG AGCTGCATTGTGCAAACACCACAAGGACATGACTACCATGGTCGGACATACGACGGCAAACGGGTCAGTAATGAGGAG ATAACAGGAGTTTCTATACTGAGAGCTGGAGAGACAATGGAGCCAGCACTGAGAGCCGTGTGTAAGGACGTGAGGATTGGAACCATTCTTATCCAGACCAACCCCAGCACGGGAGAGCCAGAG ctTCATTATCTCAGACTCCCGAAGGACATTAGTGAGGACCATGTTATTTTGATGGATTGTACAGTGTCTACTGGAGCTGCAGCCATGATGGCTGTTCGGGTACTGCTG GACCATGAGGTCCCAGAGGACAAGATCTTCCTGCTTTCCCTCCTTATGGCAGAGCTGGGAGTACACTCTGTGGCTTATGCTTTTCCCCATGTACGCATCCTAACCACAGCGGTGGACAAGAAAGTTAACGACATGTTTCGGATCATCCCTGGCATTG